AATTTAACAAGTATAGCTCAAATTTTCTATTAAAATGTTTTAATTAATCTACTTATCAATTCTCTGTTGGATTTACTAACTCCAAAATCTTCTGATAAATTTGACCATTTACGAAGTGCAGAAGTTGTTTGCTGGATAACTTTCTCAATGAATTCTTTCGAGAGCTTCGCTTCGCTTCCTAATTTAGTAAGATGTTTGACGGTAATATTTCGTCCTTCTCCCATTACCATAGTGCTTTGTTCTCCACCTGGTCCAGATGAGAAAGTAAGGTCGTAAGCGGGTGATAATTTCCATTCTCCAAATTCATTCATCAGAAACGAAAAATTCTTAGCATGGTCGTCTCTATTGTGCGCCATAACATTGAAAACTGCTAATCGAAACATTTTTTCTACTTCTCGAATGTCTTTGGTTAAAACACCCGTCAATGATAATAAATCTTCATAATCAAGAGACGGAAACCTAAAATTACTATGAACGAGTCCACTCACCGTATGCATATGGAGACGCTTATTTCCTTCTCTATCAAAACGCTTTACAGCAAAATAGCCATTCCCTTTCTGTGACGGAAACAAATGGACTTCAGGCATTTCAATTCCAGCATCTACAGCCATTAAAGCGTAAATGTATTCTATTGCGCCCGCATCTTTTCCATCTAATGAGTTTGGAAATTTCACCATCCAAGGTTCAAAATTATCGCTTAACAAATTCGCTCCGTAGGATATATTTTTTCTCTCTGCATCAACGCCGATCAATGCTTTTGGCCGTGCTCCGGCAGAGGATCCGTTCAAAGCTAAAAGTTCTGCGATCACTTCTTCTGAATCACCTCGCAAAACGTCTTCTGTTTGAGTAGCCAACACGTCCAAATCAATCATCTCATTACTACTATCTGGACTTTGATCCGGCTCATAAACCAACGCACCCATACCGTGCAATCCAACATATCCTAGACGATCTAGTGGTGAAATATCCGATGAAGAAATCCCTTCCGAGCGAAGCATACGATCAAAGAGCAATCTTCCCCAACCGTCGGGCAAACTATCATTGAAAACACCAGCCAAACCTTCGAAAGGATCTCTTGGAAGCTCTATCACGTCTCGTTGTAAAGGAAGTTTTATAGGTGAAATTTCTAAATTGCTCTGCAGAAATTCTTCATCATATTGAAAATAGATGATAAAATCACGAATTGCCAAACGTCCAACGGGTTGAATTCCAGAACCAAAATCCAATCCTACTTTTATTTCTTTGATAGCTATTTTCATCTCCTGCGTCCTCTTTTTTTAATGGGCTTTTCCTCTGATTTCAGAACATCATCGATAGATTTAAAACTCTGTTCCTTCGGTTTTAAAGCATCAACCATTTCTTCTAATCCACCAACAACTGAAAGCAATTTTAAAAATGAATCCAGGGAAATCAAGCCTTTTTGCTCAAATTTCCTCAGAGTTGGTAAAGGAACACCTGATCTTTCAGCCAGACCTTCCTGTGTTAGATTCATTTGCAATCGTCTTTCCCGGATATTATCAATCAGTTTTTTTTGAACTTTTGAAAAAGAAATAAATAACATAATAGTAGTATTTAATGTTATAATTTAGCAATAAATAATATTATTGTATTACAAATATACGTAATTTCCAGACATTTATATTGTAAATAAAAATAGAGATTTAATTAGTAAGTAGATTAGATATTAATCAAATTCACCTAGGTGATAATATATTTGAATGGAGTAGCAACAACATTTATCTAAAACAGCATTTTTTTTATTAGATATAAACGACTTACACTGAATTTGGATATTTAGGATTTCATACTTTTATTTGGCACATTCAAATACATAGTTGCCTAAAATTATTGTAACTGAAAACAAACGGTATTCTACAAAGATTTAAAGGAATTCTTCCAGCAGAGATTTTGGAATGATATCTTTCTTACCAAACCGTAGAGTTTTGATTTTGTCCTGTTTAATCAATTTCCTAAAAGTAGAATCGCACAAATTCAAAAGGACACATACCTCTGAAATACTGAGGTAAGATTTTGTTTAGTAGTTCAAAATCAGAAGTAGTATTTTTTAGTTTACTGATTTTCTTGAATCAATATTAAATTCTTTTCTCCGAGTGTCATAAAATTCAAAAAAAGTAATACGATTTTACAAAGTAGTGTGACGATTAGTAACAAAAATAATGTCAATTAATGGTATTAAATATCACTCATCATTTTTACAAAACATTGATTAAACGAAGTATTCATGGGGTTTTATAGAGATAGGCTACTTTCCGATACAAAACTTAGAAAAAATATTCCCCAACACTTCATCATTAGTCACCTCACCCGAAATTTCGCCAAGATGTTCCAAAGCATTTCTAAGCTCATAAGCTAACAATTCTGTAGAAATTTGAAAAGAAATAGCCTCCTTTACTTTATTTACGGCATCCAATGATTTCCCTAATGCTTCAAAATGACGTTGATTGGTGATCACCACATTATTTTCAGCGGACTTCAACTGCTCCACGTAAGAAGACAGTTCGTTTTTAAGATCCTGAATATTTTGGTTTTCAACAGCAGAAATTTTAATAAAATCAAATTCATGAGCAATTTTATTTCGGAAAATATCTTCAACTTTCTCATACGCTGCAGGAGAAACTTCGTCAATTTTAGTTGCACAGATAATTAACTTTAGATCATCTCGCAACAAAGATTGGATCATCTCAATATCTTCAGAAAAATCTGCCGTGGCAGCATCCGCCAAATACACAAGGATATTAGCGTTTTCTACTTTCTCTTTGGCTTTTTTCACGCCGATGGCCTCAATTTCGTCCACTGTTTCACGCAAGCCAGCCGTGTCGATCAAACGGAAAGCATGACCTTTAATATGAAGCACCTCTTCAATAGTATCTCTCGTGGTTCCGGCAATATTACTCACAATGGCTCTTTCTTCTTTTAATAAAGCATTCAGCAAAGTCGATTTTCCGGCATTCGGCTTTCCGATAATGGCCACCGCAGTTCCGTTTTTAATCGCATTTCCATATTGGAAACTCTCAATTAAAGAATTAAGTTTAAGCTCTATTTTATTAAGAAGCTGTACCAATGCAGAGCGGTCCGCAAACTCCACATCTTCCTCCGCAAAATCAAGTTCAAGCTCGATTAACGAAACAAAATTCAGTAAATCTGTTCTCAAAAAAGAAATTTCATTGGTAATTCCTCCTTTTAGCTGATTGATAGCTACTTTCCTCGAAGCTTCATTTTCAGAAGCAATCACATCAGCAATCGCTTCCGCCTGAGAAAGGTCAATTCTTCCGTTGATGAAGGCACGAAGGGTAAACTCTCCTGCCTTTGCCATTCTTGCTCCGTTTTTAATTAAAGTTTCAAGAATACGTTTTCCAATATGTGGCGAACCGTGAAAAGCAATTTCCACAGAGTTTTCAGTTGTAAAACTTTTCGGAGCCAGGAAAATAGAAAGCATCACCTCATCAATCGCCTCTTCGCCATCCACAAAATAACCGTAATGAATGGTATGAGATTTCTGCTTTGCAAGATTTTTTGCCGGAAAAGATTTCTGAACCACGCCTAAAGCATCGTCCCCCGAAACTCTGATAATGCCTAAAGCACCTACTCCATTGGCCGTAGCCAGCGCACAAATGGTATCGTTATTCATGGCGCAAATTTACGGATTTTAATCTCAAAGCACCATACCGTTTATCTATTGTCCCGATTTTGAGTATACATTACAGAAAAACCAGTAACAACCTCTTTTATTTTTTGAAGCTGATTCCCGCTTTCCGCTCATACTCCTCACCCCAAAGCTTGCCAACACCTAAACCCTACAACACTCCAACCCAGTTCCGGGGTAACCGCTGCAATCGGGGCTAAGGGATTTGTCAGTAATTCACTTTTAGTGCTTACTTTACACGGTAAAACATTCATTAGTATGCTCTTTTTCCCAATATCCCAATCTTTTCCAGCCATTTCTTTCGCATCATTTCATCAGAAGTTTTTACAATCCCTATAAAAGTCACTTTCACAGGCTTAATTCCACAAAACTCTAAAACAGATTTTTTAAGCTGATTCACACTGGGTCGCCCATACAATAGTCTGTAATACCAACCCGGCTGATCCAGTGTTGTGATAATATGAGCAGACTTTCCTTTCAGCAGTTTGTCCCACCAAACTGAGTTTTCACGGTATCTAAAAGCCATTCCCGGAAGAAAAAGCCGATCGATGAAGCCTTTTGTGATCGCTGGAAGTCCGCCCCACCAAACAGGATGAATCCAAACCAGGTGATTCGCCCATTGTATTTTCTCCCATGCTTCAACCAAATCAGGTTCCAGCTCCATTCGTTTTTGATAACCAAATTGCAAATTAGGATTAAAATTCAAATCTGCGATGATAATTTCCTTCACTTCTGCTCCTGATTCCAAAGCTCCTTTTTTATAAGCTTCTGCAATCCCAAAATTAAATGATTCTTTGTTGGGATGACCATTAATAATTGCGATTTTCTTCATGATTCAATCTGAATGAAAATGGATGGATAATCCATTAATGATTCTAATAAAGATGTTGATTCATGAAGCTGGTGACTGAAATACACTTTATTTTCAACATCAGTTTTCAACAGTTTTTCGGCATGTAAAATGGCAGATAAAGCTGTCAGTTCTGCTTGTCCTTCTCTACTTTGAAGACTGATTTTCTTCGTTTCCTCTTGATTTTTAATGATAATTTCAAAGACAGTCTGATCACCATTTCCACTGGCTGCAAAGATCATTTTTCTTTCTTTAAAAGACAGGATATTATACAGTTTTATTTTCTGAAAAGCACCTAAAATCCAGGTTACCCATTTTGAACTGTAGGTCATTTTTACATTGACCGTCGGAATTTTTTCAACCTGATTTAAAATATACAGATCAGGAACATCAAAATTATAAACCTGTCGTTTTCCAATTCCAAAAGAGAAGTTATAATATTCTGCATTCAGAAAATGTTTGATAGAAATGGGTTGATTATTCCTGTAATTCACAAAAGGTTTAGCCACATTTTCTGCCATAAAATGAGCCGAACTTTCGCCCGCTTTATCTTTAATAGAATAATAAACGAAAAGCTGTACTTCATCAATAATTTTCATTTTCAACGCAGCAGTATTCACCAAACCTGCGACAATTCCGCCCATCCAGCCTGAACTGAAAACAATTCTGCTGGTTATTGATTGATTCTTCGCTAATTGATACGATTTCATCAAATCAGGAGTCGGTTTTGTGATATCCAAATAATCAATTGTATGGTCGATAGCAAAACGAAGCACATGATCTTCTTTATCATTCACAGAAAGAATAATCAGGTGAATATTTTTCTCCAATATGGTTTTAAAGGTCGAAACTTTGGTTACATCGATAAATAAATTATTTTCACTGTTTCCACCCTTTCTGCCACCGATAAAAATAGTTAGTTCCGGATTTCTTGAATGTAAAATTCGGGCGATGGTTTTTCCCACCAATCCGGTTCCCCCGATAATTAAAATATTTGACTGCATTTTATTTTTTCACAAAACTATTCAGTCAACATCTCAATCTGCAGGACAAATGTCTAAAAAGAAATCTCTTTTCGGATTCGGCTTAAATGTCTTTGTGTAATTCCCAAATACGAAGCCAGATATTGCAACGGAATATCCTGAATATAATTAGGTTGATTTTCAAGCAAAGCTTCATAACGCTTTGCTGCATTATCTCTTTGAAGTTGGAAAAATCGTTTTTCCAGTTCTAAATATTCCTGTTCGGCAATTGTTTTTAAAAATAAAATCCAATTCGGATTTTCATTAGCAAAAGCTTCAATTTTATCTTTTTTGATGATTAAGATCTCGGCATCTGAAATAGCCTGCATATTTTCCATGCTTGGTTTTTCAGAAATAAAGGAAGAATAAGAAGCAATCAGATCATTTGGAAACCTGAAACAGTACGTTATATCTTTTCCGTCTTCCGCAATATAATAAGATCTGAAAATACCGGATTTTATAAAAGCTATCTCTCTACATTTTTCACCTTCCCGAACAAAAAAGTCATTTTTATTCAGTTTTCGCTCTTCAAATAATTGTAAAAAATTTTCAATTTCATTCTCTGAAAATATCTGGAAGCTCTGAAAAAACTGCTGAATCATTTTTTTTAATTAAGTGAAAAAAGTAGTGATTTTCAGCAAAAATACATAAAAAATAAAATCATCCCAGAACGGGATGATCTTACTGCATTTGAATTTACCTTAGTATATATGAAAGTGATTAGTGTGCTTTTTTGTTGATACAAAGATAGCTTCATTCTTACGTTTAGCTTTCAGGATAATTACTAAAAGTGTTTCCGTAAAAATACGGTTGTATAAAACAAAAACGCCCTGTAATACACCTACAAGACGTTTTTGTTTATATTAATGAATCAATTGGCGTTTAATAACAGATGAAAAATTCACTATTTACCATTGACTATTTACTTTTATAACGGGCTTACCAATTCTAAGAACCATTCTTTCACTTCTCCTTCCAGGAATGGTGCTATTTTCTCTTCACATGTTTTGTGATAAGCATTTAGCCAAGAAATTTCTTCTGTAGAAAGGATTTCTTTCACGATAGTATCTTTAAAGAACGGACAGAACGTCAACGTTTCAAACTCATAGAAAGTTCCGTGAATAGTTGTCTCAGATTCTTTTACAGCGATAAGATTTTCATGACGAATTCCGTAATCGCCTTCTAAATAGTAACCCGGCTCGTTGGAACAAACCATTCCCAATAAAAGCTCCTGCGGATTCATATCTTTTCTGATATTTTGAGGCCCTTCATGAACGTTCATAAAACTTCCCACACCGTGACCGGTTCCGTGGTTATAATCTTTACCTTCCATCCAAAGCGGTAATCTTGCAATTGCATCGAGCTGTACCCCTCTTGTTCCTTTAGGGAATTTCACCATCGATAAACGGATTAATCCCTGTAAAACCAATGTTGAATTTCTTTTAAAATCATCAGAAACAGCGCCTAAAGCCAACGTTCTTGTAATATCTGTTGTTCCTTCAAGATACTGACCTCCCGAATCCACCAGGATACTCGCATCATTCGTCACCTCCTTGCTGCCTTCCCTTTTCGCGGAATAGTGCATGATCGCACCATTATCTTTGTATCCGACAATGCTTCCGAAGCTTTCTCCCACAAAATTTTCACCTTCTGCACGGAAACCTCTCAGTTTTTCACCGATGGAATATTCATTCATGGTTTCTTTTCCGGCATTGTGAGTCAGCCAATACAGGAATTTAACCATTGCAACGCCATCTCTCACCATTACTTTTCTGAAACCTTCCAGCTCCGTTTCATTTTTCTGAGCTTTCATTAGATTTCCGGGAACCGCTGCTTTAATGAATTGATTATCAACTTTCAATGCTTCAAAAACAGACTGGTTCACATTCGGAGAAACCAAAACCGTCTGATTTCTGTATTCTCTTAAATGATTGTAGAATTCTTCATAAGGCATCATTTTCACAAAAGACTCATCCATTTGTTTTCTAGCCTCAACTTCCAGTTTTTCAAGATCTGTAAACAGAATCGCATCATTTTTAGTAATGATGATATATCCTAAAAATACAGGGTTGCTTTCAACATCGCTTCCTCTTAAATTCAGTGTCCATGCCACATCGTCCAGACTTGAAATGACATGAAACGTAGCTTCCTGCTCTTCCATTTTCTGACGGATCGCTGCAATTTTATCAACCACCGATTTTCCTGCTCTTTCCAAAGGATGTACGAAAATAGGATTTTTAGATGGCGTTCCCCTATCTGTCCAGATTTGCTTCAAAAGAGGATTATCTACCAGCGTAATATTTTTAGCGTTTAACTTCTGAGTTAACAGTTCCCAGTTAGCATGAGACGTTGCCAACGCATTCACTGCTACTTTTCCGTTAGCGGGAATTTCAGAAATAATCCAGTCGATATAGTTGGGTGTGCCTTCCATTCCGTCTTTGAAAAGATCGATTCCGGAACCAGCCAATTCAATCGGAGCCTGAGTAAAATATCTTCCGTCCGTCCAAAGTCCTGCCTTATCCTGGGTAACTACCACAAAACCTGCTGAACCCAGAAAACCCGACAACCATGCTCTTTCCTGCCATTCCTGCGGCAAATATTCACTCATGTGCGGATCTGCAGAATATACTATAAATGCATCAACATTATTTTTCTGCATTTCTTCACGAAGCGCAGCTACTTTTTCCTTTGAAGTCATTTTTCAATAATTTTTAAAGAGGTGAAGTTACGAATTTTTTGAGGCTCGAAAGAGAATTTCAGGAGTTTTTTAAACTCATAGTTAATAGGTTTTTAAGGCGACCCCCATTCTTTCTTTTTTAAGGAGAAGTTTTTTTGTTTTCAGTGTGAAACAAAGAAATTTTCTTTTTCAACGGTTTATTCTGAAACCCATTTTCATTCATCCAAAAAAAACTAAAAAATACGATCCTTAGCTTAAGCCTCCTCCACTCAGTTTTCAGATTTTATTTTATAAACTCATACAAAGCACTCCAGAATTTATCATACACCTCAATATGTGGAAGATGTCCTACATTTTCAATTTCAATAAGTGTTGAACCCGCTATTTGCTGTTGGGTTTTCTTTCCCAGCTCCTGGTACTGTCCCATTTTTGACTGTAATTCTTTTGGAGCTCTGTCTTTTCCTATGGCTGTTCGGTCTCTGGTTCCGATAATTAACAAAGTCGGAGTTTTAATATTTTTAAACTCATAACAAACCGGCTGATTGTAGATCATATCCGATGTTAATGCAGCATCCCAGGCTACTTTTGGGTAATCATTATGTAAAGTCCAGCCTGCAATTAAATCCAGCCACGGTTGATATTCTGCTTTCCATTGATTATCGTAGTAAAATTTTAACTGATAATTTTTATAGGTTTCCGCCGTATTTTTAAGTTCAGATTGATAGGCCTGATCAATAGTTTGATAGGCTGCAAACGTTTTGTAATCTTCTAAACCGATTGGATTTTCCAAAATTAATTTTTCAACCATATTCGGATAAAGCAGAGTAAATCTTGTAGCAACCATCCCTCCCATTGAATGACCTAATACAATCGTTTTATCAATTTTAAGTTCATCTAAAATCGTTTTTGTATTATCTGCCAATTGCGAAAATGAAAACTGATAACTCTGAGGTTTTGAAGATTTTCCAAATCCGATCTGATCCGGAATAATCACTCTGAATCCTTTATCTGAAAGATCTTTTGCCGTTCTTTCCCAATAGGCTCCATTAAAATTTTTCCCGTGAAGGAGTATAATCGTTTTTCCGTTTGACTTTTTTGGCTGAACATCCATATAAGCCATTTTTAAGTCATTATTTTGAGATTTTAGATTTAAAAAATGAACTTCATAGGGGTATTTATAGTTTGATAATTCAGCATCTAAAGGCTTTACCTGAGAAAGCATAAAGTTTGACGTAATCGATAGCATTAAAATTGCAACAGCATTCTTAAAATTTTTCATGAAAATTTAATTTACTATAAAAATAAAAAAACCGCTTCAAAAGAAACGGTTTGTATATATTAATTATCATTTATTTAAGATAACTCGACGACTTTTTCTTCTTTTTTCGGAAGATTCATTAAAACAATAGCAAAAAGAATTAAAGCAATTCCCAACCATTGAATCATGATTACTTTTTCACCTAATAAAACAAAAGCCATCGTCACAGAAACCGGAAGTTCTAATGAAGAAACGATACTTCCTAATCCCAAACCGGCATTTGGGAAACCGACATTAAATAAAATCGGAGGAATAATCGTTCCGAAAAGCGATAAAATCAAACCATATTTCCAAAGAATCGAATAATTAAAACTGTGAATATGTTCTGTATTTTCAGTAAAATTTAAGTAAAATGATCTTAACCCATCAAAATGTAGCGGTCCGATTTGCGCGAAAAATAAAAAGGCAAAAATAACAACAGAACCTCCGCAAAGCATGATCATACTTTTTCTGAAAACGGGTAAATGCGTTGCCAGTGTGTTGGAGGTAAACATCGTTAAGGTATACGAAGCCGCCGCTAACAATCCCCAAAAAAGACCTTTAAGATCTAGTTCGATTTCTGTATTAATCAGGTTTGTGGCTAAAATTGTTCCGAGTAAAACAATTACCACAGAAACTACTTTTCTTGCATTGGGTAATTTTTTAGTTAAAAAACTTTCAACCACTACGCTAAACCATACCGACTGCATCAACAACACGATAGCAATCGAAACGTTAATATATTGAACGGCGATATAATAAAACAAACTGGTACAACCCAACGATGTTCCCGCGAGCATTAAGTTTCTTACTTCTTTCCCGGTAGGTGATGCTAATTTTTGTTTTGAGGTAATGGTTTGAATGAAATTCAGAATTAAAAGTCCGACCAACCCTAATATGAACTGTGATGTGGTAACTTCTGATGTAGTGTAACCATCTTCATAAGCCAACTTTACAAAAGTAGCTAACATCCCATATATACTGGCTCCAATTCCTACAAATAAAACTCCTTTTAGTATATTTTTCTTCTTCATAATTTTTTTTGAACAGCCGGCAAAGGTACAATTTAAAAATCAAAAGAATAGAGAAGATGAATATGACAGATCAACGAAATCGGCGCAAACTCCGTTTGCGCCGATCCCGATTGCAGTATTTTAAAACTGATTATTTTTTAATGATCAATTTAGATGTCGCATCAAAGCCTAAGCCTTTTACTTTTACCATATACACTCCATTGTTTAATCTCTCCGTAGAAATAGCCGTTTTAGCATCCGGAGAAACTTTGTCTTCAGAAGCTACTAATTTCCCTGACATATCGTACACCTCAACATTCATCTTTCCGTTGGCTTTGCTTGGGAAATTGATGTAAAACTCGTTTTTGGCCGGGTTTGGATAAATTGAAACCGTATTTTTAACAGCGCTTACTTCGTTGGTAGCTAATGCAGCACAATCTGCAGGCAGATCGAAATTTTCTACCTGATCGTTAAGAGCAGCATTCACAGCAGCAGTGTTATTCACATTGGTCGGAGCTTTACTTCCAGCCGATGCATTGATTCCCAATCCTCTATTGGCGAAAACATTCCATATCATACAACGGTTTTGACCTCCGGTTTTTGCCTGGTCTGCGGCTATAATTGCATCTCTACCGTTTATGAAAGTAGGATTACATCCCTGAAGTTTTAATGCATCTACAACCAATTGTAAAACCTGAGCACTTCCACTATTTGCATTAGCGGTTACATCAGATGCATACCCATATTTTTCAACATATTTCCAGTTTAGATCCCAAAGCATTGTTGCCCAGATAAAGCCAATAGAATGCACATCCGGAACTTGTCTATTTACCTGAGGTCTACTATCAAAAAATGCCATACCATTTGTATCTCCGTAGGTAAAATCATTGATTGCAAAATTCGGAGAGTATTTGGCGGGACGGATACCGCCACCAGTAATAGGCTGATTAGCCGCATAGGTACCAGTACCCCTTGCAACAGAAGCGTTATCTCCTGGTTTATTCGTTAACATCAAAGCAAAGAAATCAGACCAACCTTCTCCCATCTGCTCGTTAGAAACGTTATAATTTAAACAGTTATATCCTGTACCCGTCATTCTGTTAGAAATACCATGCCCATATTCGTGCGTTACGATTCCGTTATCAAAACTTCCGTCTGGTGTAACACTTGTTGCCGGATCATTCTTCAGCGTAACATTTACGGTAGTGTTTGCTGTTAATTGACTTTTTATATATTCACCCTCTGAATTACCAATTAAAACAGCAGGAATAGTAACTGTTGAATCTGTTCCTGACATATTAATTACTGTATCCCCATTTACACTATTATTGTAAATGATAGTAGCAACAGCACCAGCATCCTGTAAGTTTTTAGTTTTAATTACAAAATCACAAGAACCTCTCTCTACTAAACCAATTTTACCTGTAAGAGACCCTGCAGGCAATGCGGTACAACCATTTAAAACAGAAGAAAGCTGGATATCACCGGTTACACCTGTTGCGGTAAGCGCAGATCCAAACACTGCTGTCCCTGCCGACGGAGTACGTGTAGTTGCAGCAGTGGGTGCATTATAGAAAAATACTCTATTTGCCGAAGACCATAAGTACATTTGCATTTTTGGATTATAGTTATCTTCAGGAGAAGCAAAGTTGGCATTATTCGTTCCGCCACCATCCTGAGCTTCAGCCAATACATAATCATCATCTAATCCACCTTTTCCAAAATTATTCTGTTGGAAGTTCTTTGCGGATTCTGTAAATCCGAATTGGTAGAATACATCATGAACTTTATTATTAAGGTAAAATAAATTCGTGATAGAAGCATTTAAGTTAGCTGCCGGACTACCCGTTATGGAAAATGGGAAATCAAAATTTCGTGAAGCACCACCATCAGCCGGAGTTCCCGCTATATAATCAGGATACGTCATAGAGATACCTGATAAATCTTCATAAGCAAAAACATTATTACCTCTGGTTATGGTATAATGTGTAGTTCCGTCAGAATGCCACCCTTCCGGTGACGCGGTTAGGTCCCAAGGATTTGAAATTATAGACCTTGAACCAAATGTAGCAGCTTCTAGCGGAAGTGGAAAAACATTATATGAAGCATTATCTGGTAATAATAAAGCCACATTCTGATTAGTAGATTGATTTACATTATTTTCTACACTAGCAAATTTATGTTCAGTTCCATCTGCATGAATATGAGATTGTGAATAATCGTGTGAATATACACCTCCTTGTTCAAACTCACAAAAAGTCGTTAGATTAGCTTTACTTATAATATCACCAGTATTGGCATCAACTACAATATTCCAATAGTTGGCAGATTTTGGCTCACTAAAAGAATATTCA
The sequence above is a segment of the Chryseobacterium sp. MYb264 genome. Coding sequences within it:
- a CDS encoding T9SS-dependent M36 family metallopeptidase, which encodes MKKITLPLLFAAFAVFPTVLFGQDNERLIKDYISQNKIREYKRSDLNNFIVDNVDPSKSLNGNVVKIQQTYNGLPVYNSVATALIKDNKVVYFTDNFVKDYHEATSTHVTISKNSALDKIAEDLGKSEISSLPIIKFLEKSANKNHAAKQRLVYANNGNGDLRLAYEYSFSEPKSANYWNIVVDANTGDIISKANLTTFCEFEQGGVYSHDYSQSHIHADGTEHKFASVENNVNQSTNQNVALLLPDNASYNVFPLPLEAATFGSRSIISNPWDLTASPEGWHSDGTTHYTITRGNNVFAYEDLSGISMTYPDYIAGTPADGGASRNFDFPFSITGSPAANLNASITNLFYLNNKVHDVFYQFGFTESAKNFQQNNFGKGGLDDDYVLAEAQDGGGTNNANFASPEDNYNPKMQMYLWSSANRVFFYNAPTAATTRTPSAGTAVFGSALTATGVTGDIQLSSVLNGCTALPAGSLTGKIGLVERGSCDFVIKTKNLQDAGAVATIIYNNSVNGDTVINMSGTDSTVTIPAVLIGNSEGEYIKSQLTANTTVNVTLKNDPATSVTPDGSFDNGIVTHEYGHGISNRMTGTGYNCLNYNVSNEQMGEGWSDFFALMLTNKPGDNASVARGTGTYAANQPITGGGIRPAKYSPNFAINDFTYGDTNGMAFFDSRPQVNRQVPDVHSIGFIWATMLWDLNWKYVEKYGYASDVTANANSGSAQVLQLVVDALKLQGCNPTFINGRDAIIAADQAKTGGQNRCMIWNVFANRGLGINASAGSKAPTNVNNTAAVNAALNDQVENFDLPADCAALATNEVSAVKNTVSIYPNPAKNEFYINFPSKANGKMNVEVYDMSGKLVASEDKVSPDAKTAISTERLNNGVYMVKVKGLGFDATSKLIIKK
- a CDS encoding alpha/beta fold hydrolase, giving the protein MKNFKNAVAILMLSITSNFMLSQVKPLDAELSNYKYPYEVHFLNLKSQNNDLKMAYMDVQPKKSNGKTIILLHGKNFNGAYWERTAKDLSDKGFRVIIPDQIGFGKSSKPQSYQFSFSQLADNTKTILDELKIDKTIVLGHSMGGMVATRFTLLYPNMVEKLILENPIGLEDYKTFAAYQTIDQAYQSELKNTAETYKNYQLKFYYDNQWKAEYQPWLDLIAGWTLHNDYPKVAWDAALTSDMIYNQPVCYEFKNIKTPTLLIIGTRDRTAIGKDRAPKELQSKMGQYQELGKKTQQQIAGSTLIEIENVGHLPHIEVYDKFWSALYEFIK
- a CDS encoding EamA family transporter; the protein is MKKKNILKGVLFVGIGASIYGMLATFVKLAYEDGYTTSEVTTSQFILGLVGLLILNFIQTITSKQKLASPTGKEVRNLMLAGTSLGCTSLFYYIAVQYINVSIAIVLLMQSVWFSVVVESFLTKKLPNARKVVSVVIVLLGTILATNLINTEIELDLKGLFWGLLAAASYTLTMFTSNTLATHLPVFRKSMIMLCGGSVVIFAFLFFAQIGPLHFDGLRSFYLNFTENTEHIHSFNYSILWKYGLILSLFGTIIPPILFNVGFPNAGLGLGSIVSSLELPVSVTMAFVLLGEKVIMIQWLGIALILFAIVLMNLPKKEEKVVELS